In a genomic window of Urocitellus parryii isolate mUroPar1 chromosome 11, mUroPar1.hap1, whole genome shotgun sequence:
- the Cd244 gene encoding LOW QUALITY PROTEIN: natural killer cell receptor 2B4 (The sequence of the model RefSeq protein was modified relative to this genomic sequence to represent the inferred CDS: inserted 2 bases in 1 codon), with the protein MFEICLSHGSPDSTHDVIGLSGETLHLRPSNTQMEKTSVQWKMELFSHPGTYVILTWRNHSTPTYGDLALKHFNNTLDFKFENLTLLIKAAKPQDSGYYKLEVTNQSGNVHVVQFKVLVFDHVGKPLLKEHXSFLDERKCQVVLSCLVSGDSNVTYTWYRDNELILEPENFTHLEVLVNPNDQNTYTCNVSNLVSWASQTLSLTQGCLRVPLRSRILPFMVIVIILAILFIVTFTCFCVRKRKRKQSQTSPETLLTIYEDVKNPQMRRNEQQEVPEEGFTIYSVIQSQPSSSTSKETTNTLYSVIQPSRKSRCKERNHDPSVNSSIYEEVGARESRARNPARLSRKELDNFDIYS; encoded by the exons ATGTTTGAAATCTGCCTGTCCCATG GATCCCCAGATTCTACTCACGATGTGATTGGTCTCTCGGGAGAGACCCTCCATCTACGGCCTTCTAACACACAGATGGAGAAAACTTCTGTTCAATGGAAGATGGAGCTATTCTCACATCCAGGAACTTATGTGATACTGACTTGGAGGAATCATTCTACTCCGACATATGGAGATTTAGCTCTTAAACATTTCAACAATACACTTGATTTTAAATTTGAGAACTTGACCCTTCTCATCAAGGCCGCTAAGCCACAGGACAGTGGTTATTATAAACTGGAGGTGACCAATCAGTCTGGAAATGTGCATGTGGTCCAGTTCAAGGTATTAGTATTTG ATCATGTTGGGAAGCCTCTTCTGAAGGAGCA TTCCTTCCTGGATGAAAGGAAATGCCAAGTGGTGCTGTCCTGCTTGGTATCCGGGGACAGCAATGTGACCTACACTTGGTACAGAGACAATGAATTGATCTTGGAGCCTGAGAACTTTACCCATCTGGAGGTGCTGGTTAATCCCAATGACCAGAACACATATACCTGCAATGTTAGCAACCTTGTCAGTTGGGCAAGCCAAACCCTCAGCCTCACCCAGGGATGTCTACGTGTCCCCCTGA gaTCCAGAATTCTGCCCTTTATGGTGATTGTCATTATTCTGGCCATACTGTTTATTGTCACTTTCACTTGCTTCTgtgtgaggaagagaaagagaaagcagtcAC AGACCAGCCCAGAGACACTTCTGACAATTTATGAAGATGTCAAAAACCCACAGATGAGGAGGAATGAA CAGCAGGAAGTCCCTGAAGAAGGATTCACCATTTACTCTGTGATCCAGTCCCAG cCTTCTTCTTCCACATCAAAAGAAACTACAAATACGTTGTATTCAGTTATACAGCCTTCCCGGAAG TCCAGATGCAAGGAGAGGAACCATGACCCTTCCGTCAATAGCTCCATCTATGAAGAG GTTGGAGCAAGAGAGTCCAGAGCCCGTAACCCTGCCCGGCTGAGCCGCAAAGAGCTGGACAACTTTGATATTTATTCCTAA